A genomic stretch from Edaphobacter aggregans includes:
- a CDS encoding GPW/gp25 family protein — translation MNIAYPYSFDATGHTAQTDVLTHIRDMIEQILFTSPGERVNRPTFGSGTAQLVFAPNSDVLAAAQQQAIQAGLQQWLSDVIRVQSVDVTAIDATLTITVVYTVLQSQQQQTEQFVYGGAQA, via the coding sequence ATGAACATTGCTTACCCATACAGCTTCGACGCAACCGGACACACGGCTCAGACCGACGTGCTGACGCACATCCGCGACATGATCGAGCAGATCCTTTTCACCTCACCCGGCGAACGCGTCAACCGCCCAACCTTCGGCAGCGGCACCGCTCAGCTCGTCTTCGCGCCCAACAGCGATGTGCTCGCCGCCGCGCAGCAACAGGCCATCCAGGCGGGCCTCCAGCAGTGGCTCTCTGACGTCATCCGCGTCCAGTCGGTCGATGTCACCGCAATCGACGCGACCCTCACCATCACCGTCGTCTATACCGTCCTCCAGTCGCAGCAACAGCAAACGGAGCAATTCGTCTACGGAGGGGCGCAGGCATGA